The genomic segment ACCATGACAATGGAAATTCGATTGGCTCGTATTGATGATCGATTGATTCACGGTCAAGTTGCAACCGTATGGGCAAAAGAAACAAAAGTAAACCGAATTTTGGTAGTAAGTGATGAAGTCGCAAAAGATATGTTAAGAAAAACATTATTAAAACAAGCTGCTCCTCCAGGTGTTCATACAAACGTTATTACGATTGATAAAATGATTGCCATTTTTAATGACCCTAAATTTGATAGTTTCAAAACAATGTTATTGTTTACTAATCCTTATGATGCTAGAAGAGTAGTTGAAGGTGGAGTAGTCTTAAAATCCATCAATATTGGTGGGATGAGTTTTTCAGAGGGGAAAAAGATGATCACAAATGCCGTTGCAGTGAATAACCAAGATATAAAAGACTTGAAGTATTTAAGCAATCAAGGAATCGAGTTAGAGATACGTAAAGTAGCAGCGGACAGTAAAGTTTATATGATGGATTTATTGAAAAAAGAAAAAATGATATAACCTCTAGTCAAATAGGTTTGTTTATTCTAATTGCAGTCATTTTGGATAAATGGATCTATGACTTTTAGTGTGGATAGATTAGAGTATGTTTTAATACTAGTTTGACGAAAGGAAAATAGCCACTAAACAGACAAAGGCACGATAAACTATTGCGAGTTTATCATACCGTCTTGTTGCAAGAGGCCCAACTGTTTCGAAAATGGACCGATTTGACAATGATATGGGAAATTACTGTCGCTTTCAACGGAGAATCTTATTTAAGTTGGGGTATTGAACCTTGATTGGACTAACTCAGAACCGTTTACTGTTTGAGTAGACGCAATAAGCTTTAATTCGATTAACTCAGAATCGTATTCCGTTTGAGTAGACACAATAAGCTATAATTCGGTTAACTCAGAACCGTTTTTCATTTGAGTAGGCATAATAAGCCATAATTCGATTAACTCAGAACCGTTTACCGTTTGAATAGACGCAATAAGCTATAATTCGGTTAACTCAGAACCGTTTTCCATTTGAGTAGACGCAATACGATTTAGTTCGACCAATTTAGAATAGGATACCAGTTGAATGGATCAAATCTAAGAGATAATACCATTCTTTCCATTAACATTCATCTTAGAGAATGTGTCAAATAATTAAAAAAAAGAACGGTATAGGGGTAAAGTTGTTCCTATACCGTTCTTTTTTTTGCTCAGTTATAAAAAAATCAAATTTGTCTTTTTAAATAACAAAATACTGGTATAATTAAAATTAGATTAATTTTTATAATACATTATTAGGAGCGGATTAAAATGGAACGAGTTTTCAATTTTTCAGCAGGACCAGCTATCATGCCGGTGCCTGTATTAAAAATCATTCAAAAAGATTTATTATCTTATCAAGGCAGTGGTATGTCGGTAATGGAATTGAGTCACCGCTCCTCTTTATTTCAATCCATTATAAATGATGCAGAATCACTTTTACGTGAATTAATGGAAATTCCTTCAAATTATAAAGTATTATTTCTTCAAGGTGGAGCGAGTTTGCAATTTACGATGGTACCATTAAATTTAGGGAAAAATAAAGTAGCCTATGTTGATACTGGAAGCTGGTCTAAAAAAGCCATAGAAGAAGCTCAAAAAGTAGAAGGCTTAACAGTAGACGTTATTGCTAGTTCTAAAGAAAATCATTATGCTAAAAATCCTATTATTCCTTTAGTTGATAAAGAATATGACTATTTACACATAACAACGAATAATACTATTGAAGGAACGGCTTTTTTGAACATTCCAACTAATATAAATGTTCCTGTAGTTGCGGATATGTCTTCTAATATTTTATCGAGCAGTTACAATGTCTCTGATTTTGGATTAATTTATGCTGGTGCTCAAAAAAATATTGGCCCTTCTGGTTTGACGGTCGTTATTATTCGTGAGGATTTAATGGAGCAAAAGAATCAGTTACCTGCAATGTTGGATTATAAAGTTCAAACAGATAATGGTTCTATGTACAATACGCCGCCGACTTTTGCGATTTATGCTGCAAAATTAATGTTTGAGTGGCTAAAAGAATTAGGCGGTGTTGCAGAGATAGAAAAAATTAATCGAACAAAAGCTGAATTGCTTTATGAAGCTATTGAAAACTCAACATTGTATCGTTCTCCAGTGTCTGCAGAGTCACGTTCCTTGACCAATATTCCATTTCTGACTGGAAAAGAAGAGTTGGACAAATTATTTATCATACAAGCTGAAAGTAAAGGATTTATGAATTTAAAAGGTCATCGCTCAGTAGGTGGAATGAGAGCCAGTTTATATAATGCTTTTCCATTAGAAGGTGTAAAAGCATTGGTTGCTTTTATGAAAGAATTTGAAGCAAACGTAGGAGGAGTATAAGATGTACACTATTAAAACGTATAATGCTATAGCAGAAGAAGGCCTAAAAAAGTTTAATATAGAAAATTATCAATTAAATCAAACGGATGATCCGGATGGGATAGTACTAAGAAGTCAAAATCTTCATGATATGAAGTTTTCAAGTCAGTTAAAGGCCATTGCACGTGCGGGTGCCGGTACGAATAATATCCCTATACAAGAGTGCACTGAAAAAGGCATCGTTGTTTTTAATACACCAGGAGCTAATGCAAATGCGGTAAAAGAATTGGTATTAGCTAGCCTGTTATTAGCGGTTCGTCCAATAATTGAAGGTGTAGAGTGGGTAAAAACACTTGAAGGACCAGATGTAGATAAAAAAGTAGAGGCAGAAAAAAAACGCTTTGTAGGAAGTGAACTAGCAGGCAAGCAATTAGGGGTTATCGGTTTAGGATCAATTGGTGCGATGGTAGCAAATGATGCTTATCGTTTAGGGATGGACGTTGTTGGCTATGATCCTTATGTTTCAGTTGATACGGCTTGGAGTATCTCTAGCAGGGTAAAACGGGTACTGTCTATTGAAGAAGTATTGACAACTTCAGACTATATAACTGTCCATGTTCCTCTGTTAGATTCAACCCGAGCAATGATTAGTGCTGAGAAGCTGGCTTTAATAAAAAAGGAAGCCGTTTTATTGAATTTTGCTCGCGGCGAATTAGTAGATCTGGATGCAGTTATTTCTGCTCTTAAAAATGGACAACTAAAAAGCTATTTGACCGATTTTGCTGATGAGCGTCTGATTGAGATGGATAATGTGGTCGTGTTGCCTCATTTAGGCGCTTCAACCGAAGAAGCGGAAATCAATTGTGCCAAAATGGCTTCAAAGACATTAAAGTATTTCTTAGAAACTGGAAACATCGTTCATTCTGTCAATTTTCCGACAGTAGAGATGGTTCTTAATTTTCCACTTCGTTTAGCAATTATTAATCGAAATATCACCAATATGGTAGCGCAGATGTCTATTGGGTTAGCTGAATATGGTGTAAATATCGTGAATATTATGAATAAAAGCCGCGGAGATTATGCATATACATTAATTGATATCGAATCTATTCCAGAAGAGAAATTAATGGATATCGTGAATAGAATAAAAAGTGTCGCAGGTATTTTAAGCGTTCGAGTAATAAAAAATGAGAGCATAAAGTAGGAGGAGAAATCATGGTGAAAATCAAACCTTTTAAAGCTATCCGTCCAGAACCAACGTATGCCGGAGACATAGCCTCTCTTCCTTATGATGTGCTGAGCACAAAAGAAGCACGAATACTAGGGGATCAGAATGAAAAATCTTTTTTACACATTGATAAAGCAGAAATAGATTTAGCTGAAGAAAACTCTCCATATGCAGAAGAAGTGTATCTAAGAGCGGTAAGCAATTTAAAAGAGTTCTTAAAAAAAGAGTGGCTGGTACAGGATCAGCAGGAACAATTCTATCTGTATCAATTGACCATGAATGGACGTTCACAGATGGGACTAGTAGTCTGTGCATCGATTGAAGATTATCTAGAAAACAATATCAAAAAGCATGAATTTACACGTGAAGAAAAAGAATTGGACCGCATTCGGCACGTCGATGCAACAGATGCGAATACAAGTCCAATATTTTTAACTTACCGGGATGAAGAAGCCGTCAATACACTGATTGAACAATGGGTAGCAGACCATGCGCCTGTTTATCATTTTTCTAGTTTCCATTCTGTTGAACATAAAGTATGGGTAATTGATCAATCAATTATTATTGATCAGTTAAGACAACTATTTGAACAAAATGTAACAGAATTGTACATTGCTGATGGGCATCATCGAACAGAATCAGCTGTTAAAGTAGCTTTAAAAAGAAAAGAAGCATCTCCTAATGCATCAATTGAAGAAGAATTTAATTACTTTTTAGCTGTCCTTTTTCCAAAATCGCAATTGGCTATTTTAGATTATAATCGAGTAGTAAATGAAGTGATTCCAGAAGATTTTTTAGAAAAGTTAGCGAATAAATTTGATGTTGAAAAAGTATCTTCTAGTTATAAACCGGTACAGACAAAAACAATGGGAATGTACTTAAAAAAGGAATGGTACAAATTAACGATAAAACCAGATTTTATGTCAGATGACCCAGTAAAAGGGCTGGACGTTTCGCTTTTACAAGAATATGTCTTGACGCCATTATTCGATATCAAAGATATTCGAACAGATAAACGAATCGATTTTATTGGTGGAATCAGAGGAATGGAAGCATTAAGTGAGGCTGTTGATAATGGACAGTTTACAGTAGCTTTTTCAATGTATCCGACAAAAATCGACGAATTGATACGAGTTGCGGATAGTGGAAAAGTATTGCCTCCAAAATCAACTTGGTTTGAACCGAAATTGTTAAGTGGTTTATTTATCCATGATCTTGAAAGTAACTAAATAGTAGCAAATCATTAGGGAAGAACTTCTTTATTTTCTAGTAATTTACTATTTTTTATGTTAGAGTTAGGGGTAGAAGAAACGGTAGACAGGAGGGCAATGAAATTGTACGATACACTTTTAATTGCTGAACTAATTATTTCAGTTTTACTTATTATTGTAGTCGCTATGCAACCTACAAAAACAAACAATGCTGCTAGTGCATTTACTGGCGGGGCTGAACAGTTATTTGGGAAACAAAAAGCACGTGGATTTGAAGCAGTATTGCAACGTGCTACAGTAGTACTCGGAATATTATTCTTTGCGTTGGCACTTGCTCTTGCTTATATAGCAATTCATTAATGAACTTAGTGAAGCTACCTGAAAACTTCAGGTAGCTTTTTTTTCTAAAAAAAATATTTTTATCCAGACTAAATAGGGTAATTTTTTTAAAAAAGTCGTTTATAGTGTTTGAGTATGAAAAAATGAAGATTTACAGTAAAATAGTAGAATAAAGACTTACAAGAAACGAGGAGTAGAAATGGCAATACACTCATTTTTTTTTGAAAAGGGTCCTCAAGCAGTAATCTTGATGCATGCGTATTCCAGCACACCCAATGATGTACGAATGTTGGCAAGAGCCTTAGAGAAGGAAAATTATACGGTCTATGCGCCTTTATTTAATGGGCACGGAACAGATGATCCCGAAGATATTTTAGCAGCATCTCCAAAAGATTGGGTAAGAGATGCAAAAGAAGCTATCCACTTCCTAAAAGAAAAAGGGTATCAAGAAATAGCCGTTTTTGGGTTATCTTTAGGCGGCATAATCGCAACAAAAATGCTGGTTGATAGTGAACCGATAGTGGCAGGTGGAACATTTTGTTCACCAGTTGTAAACTTTCACAGTGAAAATAATGTTAAAGAAGCATTTTTAACATTAGTACGAATAATGAAAAAGAAAGCAGGTTATTCGGAACTAGAGATAAATGACCGGATGCCAGAAGTAGAACGTAAATTAACAAATCAATTAACTGAATTAAACGAATTAACCAAATCAATGGGAAATCAGTACAGTGAGATAAAGAAACCAGTTTTTATCGCGCAAGCTGGTCAAGACGAAATGATCAACCCGGAGCTTTCTATAGCTTTTAAAGAGTCATTGAAACAAGCTCCTGTGGTAGATTTTCATTGGTATGAAGACAGTAAACATGCTGTAACCGTGGGTGTAGATCGTAAAGCGTTGCAAACAGATGTCAGCAGCTTTTTAAAACAGTTAGATTGGAATGGAGGATAAAAAATGAATGACAAAAAAACACTAAAAGAAGCTATTTTAGTTTTTATGAACGAACAAAAGAAAGTTTCATTTCAAGTCAGCGATATTAGTGAAGGAATGGGTATGACTAGTGCCGCAGATTTTAAAATACTTGTCAGTTCATTAGCTGAAATGGAACGAGAGGGCAAACTATTTTTAAATAAAAAAGGTCATTTTAAACTACCAAGCAATGATCCTGTCTTAACAGGTATTTTCAGAGCTAGTGATCGAGGATTTGGATTTGTAGCAATTGAGGATGAAGACAAAGATATCTATATTCCGCCTAATATGACCAACTATGCATTAGATGGAGATAAAGTTACAGTCGATATTATTAAACCTGCGGAACCGTGGTCAGATAAAGGTGCAGAAGGAAAAATAAAAGCGATTGTGGAACGCAATTTTACTCAATTAGTGGGTGAATTTTATGCTTACAGTGAAGAAGGAATCGAAGAAACAGGTTTGTATGGATACATTGACCCTCAAGATAAAAAAATAACGGATTTTAGAGTCTTTATTGAAGCAGAGGGCATCAAACCAGTTGACGGATCCATTGTTGTTGTTGAGATTACTTTGTATCCAGATGACGAATTTCCTAGAAGTATGCAAGGGTTAGTTAAAAAAGTCGTAGGACATATAAATGATCCAGGAATCGATATTTTAACGATTGTATACAAACATGGTATTTTAACTGAATTTTCAAAAGAAGCATTACAACAAGCGGATGAAGTTCCGGAGAAAATTAGTGAAGCGGATTTTTCGGGACGCCGTGATTTAAGAAATGAAGTTTTGGTAACGATAGATGGAGAAGATGCAAAAGACTTAGATGATGCAGTTGGATTGAAACGATTAGATAATGGAAATTACCATCTTGGTGTTCATATTGCAGATGTTTCCTACTATGTAACCGAAAATAGTCCTTTAGATGCTGAAGCATTTGAAAGAGGAACGAGTGTGTATCTGACAGATCGAGTGATACCAATGATTCCGCAACGTTTGTCTAACGGGATTTGTTCTTTAAATCCTAATGTAGACCGTCTAGCTATGAGTTGTGAAATGGAAATTACACCTGAAGGAGAAATCGTGGGACATGAAATCTTCCAAAGTGTGATCAAAACAACGAAACGAATGACTTATACAGAAGTCAATCAAATAGTGACAGATAAAAATCCAGTAACACGTGAAGAATACAGTGATTTAGTAGACATGTTTGAATTAATGGAAACATTGCATCATACACTTGAGAAAAAACGCAAGTCTCGTGGTGCTATTGATTTTGATACAAAAGAAGCAAAAATTATCGTTGATCCTGAAGGCAAACCATTAGATATCGTATTAAGAGAACGCGGCGTAGGGGAACGATTGATTGAGTCTTTTATGTTGGCTGCTAATGAAACAGTATCTGAACATTTTACTAGAATGGAAGTTCCTTTAATTTATCGTGTCCATGAACAACCTGATAGTGACCGCATGCAAAAATTCATGGAGTTTGTTACAGCATTTGGAATCACGATAAAGGGTACCAGTCAGGATGTTTCACCTAAGACTTTGCAAAAAGTAGTGAACAGCGTAAAAGGAAAACCCGAAGAACAAGTTGTTTCGACAATGATGTTAAGAAGTATGAAGCAAGCCAAATATGATGTAGAGCCATTAGGTCATTTTGGGTTAGGTGCAGAATTTTATTCTCACTTCACTTCTCCGATTCGCCGTTATCCAGATTTGATTTTACATCGTTTGATCCGTTCTTATGGAGAAAACGGAACGGGTTCTGCTCAAAAAGAAAAATGGGCAAATCGTTTACCGGATATTGCAGTCGAAACGTCAAAAGCAGAACGTCGTGCTGTTGATGCTGAGAGAGAAACAGATGCATTGAAGAAAACAGAGTATATGGCTGATAAAGTTGGCGAAATCTATGAAGGAATCATTGGTTCAGTCTTGAAATTTGGTATATTCGTTGAATTGCCGAATACGGTTGAAGGTCTGGTTCATATTTCAAATATGAAAGACGATTATTTCAACTACATCGAAGAACAAATGATGCTTGTAGGAGAACGAACTGGTGTGGTTTATCGCATCGGTCAAAAAGTTAAAGTGAAAATAACAAAAGCAGATCCTGAAACACGTGAGATCGACTTTGAATTAGTCCCAGATCCAGATGCGCCTAAATATGATGGACCAAAACGTTCAACGCAAGGCAGAGGTCGTGGAAATAGTCAAAGACGCGGGAAAGAAAACGGGTCAAGAGATAGTTTTTCTGCTTACAAACCGAAATCAAAAGAAAAAGATAAAAAGAAAAGCAAACCTTTTTACAAAGATGTAGCGAAAAAGAAGAAACCTAAAAAGAAAAAATAACGAAGTTTGAATGCGTTAGGAGGCTATTATAAATGCCAAAAGGTTCAGGTAAAGTACTTGCACAAAATAGAAAAGCAAGCTATGATTTTTCAATATTAGATACAGTAGAAGCTGGGGTAGTATTGCAAGGAACAGAGATCAAGTCTATTAGAGCAGGTCGAATCAACTTAAAAGACGGCTATGCTAAGATTCAGAATGGTGAGATTTATTTACACAATGTTCATATCAGTCCTTATGAACAAGGTAATCAGTTTAATCATGATCCATTAAGAACGAGAAAATTATTGATGCATAAAAAACAAATCATGCGTTTGCTAGGAGAAACAAAATCTAGCGGAAACACATTGATTCCATTAAAAGTTTATTTAAAAGATGGTTATGCAAAAGTATTGATTGGGTTAGCTAAAGGGAAGAAAAAATACGATAAGCGTGAAGATTTGAAACGAAAAGATCAAAAACGCGAGTTAGATCGTGCCTTAAGATCAAGATAATAGATGCTGCTTTATCAAAGTCTTTACTGTTGACTTTGATAAAGTAAGTAATGTAAAGTGAGTCTAAGAAATGAATGGCTTTTAAAAATTAAAAGTGAAAGAAGGACTACTCATGTCTGTTTATGATTATACGGTGAATGAAATTGGTGGGGAAGAAGTTTCACTATCAAAATACAAAGGAAAAGTTTTAGTAATTGTGAATACAGCAACGGAATGTGGGCTGGCTCCTCAATTAGAAAGTTTGGAAAAATTGTATCAAACGTATAAAGATCAAGGACTAGTTGTATTGGGTTTTCCTTCAAACCAGTTCATGAATCAAGAGCCTCGTGAAGGAGAGGAAATTGCTAGCTTTTGTCAGAAAAATTTTGGCGTGTCCTTTCAACTACACGAAAAAATATTATTAAATGGAAAAAAGGCAGATCCACTTTATCAATACTTGACTTCAGAAACAGGTAATAAAAAAATCAAATGGAATTTCACTAAATTCTTGATTGGTCGAGACGGAGAAATCATCAAACGATTTGGCTCAACAACTCAACCTGAAAAAATGGAAACAGATATAGCCGATGCAGTAGCAAATGGCTAACCAAATACTAAATGGGTCTTAGACAAACTGTCTTAGGCCCTTTTATTACTTTATAGCTCTATTAAAAAATGTGATAACTCTAAAGGAAAGGCCTTAGAACTAAAAAGAATGCACAAAGCAAAAAAATGATATAATGATTTGGTATACATTATAAAGGGGTGAGAGTCATGGACTTAACTAAAAAGTACTTAAATTTATTAGCTAAAGAATATCCTACTATTGGAGACACAACTACTGAAATTATTAACTTAGAAGCGATTATGAATTTGCCTAAAGGTACAGAGCATTTTGTTAGCGATGTTCATGGAGAATATGAAGCTTTTCAACATGTGCTAAGAAATGGATCAGGCAATATAAAAGAGAAAATCAAAGAAATTTTTCATAATCGTTTAAGTCAAAAAGAAATGAACAGCTTAGCAACATTAATCTATTATCCAGAAAATAAAATTCGTTTAGTCTGTAGTGAATTCGAAGATCAAGAAGAAGTAGATGAATGGTATAGGTTGACGTTGTCACGTTTGATTGAATTATGTGTATTCGTAGCTTCCAAGTACACGCGATCAAAAGTCCGTAAGGCTTTGCCCAATGAATTTGCTTATATCATTGAAGAATTGTTATCCAAAGACGGAAATGGCTATACTAACAAAGAAGATTATTATAGTGAAATTATTGGCAGTATTATTTTATTAGATAGAGGGTCTGAGTTTATTACAGCTATTTCTTATCTTATTCAACGTCTTGTAGTAGATCAGCTCCATGTAGTCGGTGATATTTATGATAGAGGCCCTTACCCAGATAAAATCATTGATACCTTGATAGAACACCATTCGGTTGATGTTCAATGGGGCAATCACGATATTTTGTGGATGGGAGCGGCAAGTGGATCAGCGGTTTGTATTGCAAATGTTCTACGGATCAGTGCTCGCTATGATAATTTAGAAATTATTGAAGATGCTTATGGCATTTCATTACGCCAATTGCTTACATTTGCCGAAATGACTTATCCAGAAGACTTGAACAGCTGTTTTTATCCTAAAATAGACCCTGATAAAGAAGATTATTTTGAAGATGAAGTACGTCAAATTACTAAAATGCATCAAGCAATCTCAGTGATCCAATTTAAACTTGAAGGAGAAATTATCAAGCGTCACTCTGAGTTCCAATTAGATCACCGCTTGTTGTTAAGCGATATCGATTACGAAAAAGGAACCATTACAATCAAAGGTACAGAGTATCCTTTATTAAATACAAATTTTCCGACGATTGATCCAGCTGACCCTTATACCTTAACACCAGAAGAAGAACTAGTAGTTGAAAAACTGGTTACAGCTTTTAAAAACTGCGAACGGCTTCAAAAACATATTGCTTACTTATATCGCAAAGGCAGTATGTATCTGACCTATAATGATAATTTATTGTTCCATGGTTGTATGCCATTGACTGAAGATGGAGAATTTATGGGGATGGAGATTCAAGGAGAACAGTATGCCGGCAGAAAGTTGTTGGATAAATTTGAAGAAGTTTTACGAAAAGGATATTTAAATAAAGATCATAAAGATAATGAAAAGTATTTAGATTATGTTTGGTATCTATGGACGGGACCGGTCTCTTCTCTTTTTGGAAAAGACCAAATGACGACCTTCGAACGGTATTATGTTGCCGATAAAGCTACACATGAAGAAAAGAAAAATGCGTATTACAAGATGCGAAATGATGAAAAAACATGTGAAAAAATTCTGAACGAATTTGGATTAGATCCTCTTAAAGGTCACATCATTAATGGGCATACACCAGTGAAAGAAAAGCGTGGAGAAGATCCAATTAAAGCAAATGGACGTATCATTGTGATCGACGGTGGATTCTCAAAAGCTTACCAAGGTACCACTGGTTTAGCAGGGTATACACTTTTATACAATTCGTATGGAATGGTTTTAGTCTCACACCAACCATTTACTTCTGTCAGTGAGGCAATTGAAAACGAAATAGATATCATGTCTACAAGAAGAGTTATCGACCGAGAACTAGATCGGAAAAAAGTAAGAGAAACCGATGTCGGCAAAGAATTGACTAAGCAAGTAAGCGATTTGAATGCACTATTGGCTGCTTACCGTAATGGGGACATTATTGAAAAAACTAGACAAAATCATACTGTTCTTAAGTAATGACCAATGGGTTAACAGAATGTTTACGTAAAACTAAACGGATAGTTACAATATCTCTCGGCTTTTTTGGTACAATTAAGAAGGATAAGAAAAGAATAGTTACCAATAGTGTACTGGAGGAGATTTTTTATGGAAGAAGGATGCACTTTTTATTTTGTCCGTCATGGGCAAACATACTTTAATCATTATAGAAGAATGCAAGGTTGGTCTAACACACCTTTAACACCTGAAGGACGAGAAGATGTCCGCAGCAGTGGAAGAGGATTAGCAGATGTAGCATTCGATGCTGCTTATACAACTGACTTGAGTCGTACGATTGAAACGGCAACCATTATTTTAGAAGAAAATAAAAAAGGAAAAGAAATGACGCTGCATCCTATGCCGGAGTTTCGAGAAGTTTTCTTTGGTTCTTTTGAAGGAAATGATGTAGATGAAACATGGGGAAAAGTGAATGAGTTAATGGGTTACTCAAGTGTAGCTGAGATGTGGGCTGAAACGTCTATCCCTGAGCAGATGAATGCTTTTAAAGAAGCAGATCCATATCATGACGCTGAAGACTTTTTAACATTTTGGTTAAGAGTCGAACAAGGGTTGATTAAGTTAATCGATAAACACCGTGATACAGGTGATAAAGTTATGATCGTAGCGCATGGAAATACAATTCGTTACTTACTGAATAACTTGGTTCCAGAACTAGAAAACCCACAACCTTTATTAAATGCAAGTGTTTCAGTGGTTAAATACTACAACGGAAGATACCATTTAGAAGCCTATAACGAAGTGGGGCACTTTAAAAATTTAGAAAACTAAATAAATATTAGATTTACAAAAAGGAGATCAATATGGTACTGCCAAAAACGTTAGTTTTTTTCGATTTAGACGGAACATTGTTAAATAATAAATCTGAAGTAGATCAAGAAGTAACTGTTGCTTTAGAAAAGTTGAAAGAAAACGGTGGAGTTCCATTTATTGCAACAGGAAGAAGTCCACTTGAAATTCAACATGTACTCGATACAACACCCATTGAGTCTTTTATCACGTTGAATGGTCAATACATTATGTATGAAGGCAAGGAAATCTACCGCAGTCAAATGCCGCAAGAGTTGTTGATTCGCTTGAAACAGGCAGCTGATGAGCGTGGTCTAGCTGTTGCTTTTTATACAAGTGATAAAATTCGAGTGACACATACTTCAGAAGAAGTTGAGAGTGCGTATAATTTTATTCACTCTAAAAGACCACCTGTTGATG from the Carnobacterium inhibens subsp. inhibens DSM 13024 genome contains:
- the secG gene encoding preprotein translocase subunit SecG, with the protein product MYDTLLIAELIISVLLIIVVAMQPTKTNNAASAFTGGAEQLFGKQKARGFEAVLQRATVVLGILFFALALALAYIAIH
- a CDS encoding alpha/beta hydrolase translates to MAIHSFFFEKGPQAVILMHAYSSTPNDVRMLARALEKENYTVYAPLFNGHGTDDPEDILAASPKDWVRDAKEAIHFLKEKGYQEIAVFGLSLGGIIATKMLVDSEPIVAGGTFCSPVVNFHSENNVKEAFLTLVRIMKKKAGYSELEINDRMPEVERKLTNQLTELNELTKSMGNQYSEIKKPVFIAQAGQDEMINPELSIAFKESLKQAPVVDFHWYEDSKHAVTVGVDRKALQTDVSSFLKQLDWNGG
- a CDS encoding DUF1015 domain-containing protein, translating into MVKIKPFKAIRPEPTYAGDIASLPYDVLSTKEARILGDQNEKSFLHIDKAEIDLAEENSPYAEEVYLRAVSNLKEFLKKEWLVQDQQEQFYLYQLTMNGRSQMGLVVCASIEDYLENNIKKHEFTREEKELDRIRHVDATDANTSPIFLTYRDEEAVNTLIEQWVADHAPVYHFSSFHSVEHKVWVIDQSIIIDQLRQLFEQNVTELYIADGHHRTESAVKVALKRKEASPNASIEEEFNYFLAVLFPKSQLAILDYNRVVNEVIPEDFLEKLANKFDVEKVSSSYKPVQTKTMGMYLKKEWYKLTIKPDFMSDDPVKGLDVSLLQEYVLTPLFDIKDIRTDKRIDFIGGIRGMEALSEAVDNGQFTVAFSMYPTKIDELIRVADSGKVLPPKSTWFEPKLLSGLFIHDLESN
- the serC gene encoding 3-phosphoserine/phosphohydroxythreonine transaminase; translated protein: MERVFNFSAGPAIMPVPVLKIIQKDLLSYQGSGMSVMELSHRSSLFQSIINDAESLLRELMEIPSNYKVLFLQGGASLQFTMVPLNLGKNKVAYVDTGSWSKKAIEEAQKVEGLTVDVIASSKENHYAKNPIIPLVDKEYDYLHITTNNTIEGTAFLNIPTNINVPVVADMSSNILSSSYNVSDFGLIYAGAQKNIGPSGLTVVIIREDLMEQKNQLPAMLDYKVQTDNGSMYNTPPTFAIYAAKLMFEWLKELGGVAEIEKINRTKAELLYEAIENSTLYRSPVSAESRSLTNIPFLTGKEELDKLFIIQAESKGFMNLKGHRSVGGMRASLYNAFPLEGVKALVAFMKEFEANVGGV
- the smpB gene encoding SsrA-binding protein SmpB, with protein sequence MPKGSGKVLAQNRKASYDFSILDTVEAGVVLQGTEIKSIRAGRINLKDGYAKIQNGEIYLHNVHISPYEQGNQFNHDPLRTRKLLMHKKQIMRLLGETKSSGNTLIPLKVYLKDGYAKVLIGLAKGKKKYDKREDLKRKDQKRELDRALRSR
- a CDS encoding mannose/fructose/sorbose PTS transporter subunit IIB, whose product is MTMEIRLARIDDRLIHGQVATVWAKETKVNRILVVSDEVAKDMLRKTLLKQAAPPGVHTNVITIDKMIAIFNDPKFDSFKTMLLFTNPYDARRVVEGGVVLKSINIGGMSFSEGKKMITNAVAVNNQDIKDLKYLSNQGIELEIRKVAADSKVYMMDLLKKEKMI
- the rnr gene encoding ribonuclease R: MNDKKTLKEAILVFMNEQKKVSFQVSDISEGMGMTSAADFKILVSSLAEMEREGKLFLNKKGHFKLPSNDPVLTGIFRASDRGFGFVAIEDEDKDIYIPPNMTNYALDGDKVTVDIIKPAEPWSDKGAEGKIKAIVERNFTQLVGEFYAYSEEGIEETGLYGYIDPQDKKITDFRVFIEAEGIKPVDGSIVVVEITLYPDDEFPRSMQGLVKKVVGHINDPGIDILTIVYKHGILTEFSKEALQQADEVPEKISEADFSGRRDLRNEVLVTIDGEDAKDLDDAVGLKRLDNGNYHLGVHIADVSYYVTENSPLDAEAFERGTSVYLTDRVIPMIPQRLSNGICSLNPNVDRLAMSCEMEITPEGEIVGHEIFQSVIKTTKRMTYTEVNQIVTDKNPVTREEYSDLVDMFELMETLHHTLEKKRKSRGAIDFDTKEAKIIVDPEGKPLDIVLRERGVGERLIESFMLAANETVSEHFTRMEVPLIYRVHEQPDSDRMQKFMEFVTAFGITIKGTSQDVSPKTLQKVVNSVKGKPEEQVVSTMMLRSMKQAKYDVEPLGHFGLGAEFYSHFTSPIRRYPDLILHRLIRSYGENGTGSAQKEKWANRLPDIAVETSKAERRAVDAERETDALKKTEYMADKVGEIYEGIIGSVLKFGIFVELPNTVEGLVHISNMKDDYFNYIEEQMMLVGERTGVVYRIGQKVKVKITKADPETREIDFELVPDPDAPKYDGPKRSTQGRGRGNSQRRGKENGSRDSFSAYKPKSKEKDKKKSKPFYKDVAKKKKPKKKK
- a CDS encoding 3-phosphoglycerate dehydrogenase family protein, which encodes MYTIKTYNAIAEEGLKKFNIENYQLNQTDDPDGIVLRSQNLHDMKFSSQLKAIARAGAGTNNIPIQECTEKGIVVFNTPGANANAVKELVLASLLLAVRPIIEGVEWVKTLEGPDVDKKVEAEKKRFVGSELAGKQLGVIGLGSIGAMVANDAYRLGMDVVGYDPYVSVDTAWSISSRVKRVLSIEEVLTTSDYITVHVPLLDSTRAMISAEKLALIKKEAVLLNFARGELVDLDAVISALKNGQLKSYLTDFADERLIEMDNVVVLPHLGASTEEAEINCAKMASKTLKYFLETGNIVHSVNFPTVEMVLNFPLRLAIINRNITNMVAQMSIGLAEYGVNIVNIMNKSRGDYAYTLIDIESIPEEKLMDIVNRIKSVAGILSVRVIKNESIK